A region from the Rosa rugosa chromosome 6, drRosRugo1.1, whole genome shotgun sequence genome encodes:
- the LOC133718152 gene encoding AUGMIN subunit 2-like: MGTDSTWVGKKPLRRIGGMSDALSIASDLGFSVAAAPTLDELQNWSSSTGEKGDDLIRVLRELTSVQRKIADLQVELQGRKDDKNVSHLTNVSEMEKKCETLSRITTILKDVIQNKDRIIARLQQPYSLDCIPVEAEYQKQFSELLMKAASDYGALTASVADFQWSQTFKEPPSVWGEMLRPIPVALASCTRFFEAMSAIRESFATLQHLRVGQSDTASPITPAKDSRRVPGVSDCVTPPP; this comes from the exons ATGGGGACTGATAGTACCTGGGTGGGGAAGAAGCCTCTGAGGCGCATCGGAGGCATGTCCGATGCTCTCTCTATTGCTTCGGATCTTGGTTTCTCAGTCGCTGCTGCTCCGACTCTG GACGAGCTTCAGAACTGGTCAAGTAGTACTGGTGAGAAAGGTGATGACTTGATAAGGGTTCTGAGGGAACTTACCAGTGTGCAAAGGAAAATAGCAGATCTGCAAGTTGAACTTCAAGGGAGGAAA GATGATAAAAATGTATCACATTTGACAAATGTGAGCGAAATGGAAAAGAAGTGTGAAACTCTATCAAGGATTACTACGATATTAAAAGATGTCATTCAGAACAAG GATCGTATCATTGCTCGTCTCCAACAACCATATTCACTAGATTGCATTCCAGTGGAAGCAGAGTATCAG AAACAATTCTCTGAATTACTGATGAAGGCTGCTAGTGATTATGGAGCATTAACAGCATCAGTTGCCGATTTTCAGTGGAGCCAGACGTTTAAGGAGCCTCCTTCAGTATGGGGG GAAATGCTTCGTCCAATTCCTGTTGCCTTAGCATCATGCACCCGGTTTTTCGAAGCAATGTCTGCTATAAGGGAATCGTTTGCAACACTCCAACATCTCAGAGTAGGACAGTCTGATACCGCTTCTCCAATCACACCAGCCAAGGATTCCAGAAGAGTACCAGGGGTTTCTGATTGTGTAACTCCACCTCCCTGA